TTGTGATTGCGATGGCAACGGTTGCGACTGCGACGACAACAGCTACGACAACGACAGTTGTGATTACGACGGCAGAGGAGAAATCTACaacaatgttgcagtgatgctactacagtagaggaggaagttgcaaCAAAGGAGGAAGGAGATAGCTACAACGATGAAGAAAGGTGAGGCAGTGCTAGTGAGCGTAGCACTAGAGATGCCACAGCGGAAGGGAACagacgttggcgcagagtggcagtggagaagacaGTTGTCGTTCACCGAGGAGGAAAGATTTGTCGTACCGACGGCCTGACGATGGAAAAGTAATGGTAGAAAGCCTTTTCTTTTACCGTCGGAGGTGGAGAAGCAATAGTGATGAGTTGGCAGTGAGaaaagagcttgctctaggcaaacgaCTATAACATCACGatggaaataatagaagataagaataattattaaagaagttttattgaagaagctttattgaagtgaagaagcttgaatatattaacatattCCTCTACCTTTTATACAGATTAgaagggaggatttccctcaacggaATAAAGGATTTCTCTCGACTGAgtaaagagatttcctcatatagttgaggaaatcttatctgctattagATATCTCGTCGAGGACTTTGATCAATCACCTCTTGATCGTTACCGTTACTATTGGTGTAAACAAcactaagccgtggcctcggggccaacgtgacttggttcgggtccggatgatgggggatcttcctGGGATGACCCTTGGGACCGCTGAGGTGACCGActgcgatggtccgatcgggacggggtcgtcgtttcctccgggagggaactcctcgcctgagcgtttagtgggaggcctccgtcttcgcacctgcacacaggtcgggtcgggagagcttggcccgacccctccgacgattaagttagcGAATAGTTGCAGGGGGTTATTATCTTGTCCTCCTGGTGTCCCTCTCTCTTTTTCCTCggagcgagggtttttatagtgatgaTTATCGTTGCCTGATGTGCTTGCCcatagggagcaggatcgtacttctggtagcgtctgacatcaaCATTAGcatggcgtgagggatcgagAGCCTGAgcaggatattaatgtgcctTGGTCGGCGTTCCGATCCGTGTTGACTAGGCGCTGTCAGGATAATAGAGGCatgaggcgtcatctggggcagctgacATCACCTCCTATCCATGAgcaggatattaatgtgcctTGGTCGGCATTCCGATCCGTGTTGACCACTAGCGATTTGAGCACAGGCTGAATCTTATGTTAGGTTTCTCAGGCTGAATAGAGTCAGTCTTAGCACAGGCTGAATCTTATTATCTTACGAGATAATAATTGTTGACCATGAGCAGGATAATAGAGTCAGTCTTAGCACAGGCTGAATCTTATGTTAGGTTTCTCACTAGCGATTTGAGCTCCACCAAGAAACTAAGCAGGACACGAGATAATAATTGTATCATTTATCTCTGTCCCAAACCCCTCCTATCCCATCCCATCCCACCCACCCGACTTGCTCTACCATGAATTTTGTGTTTgtgtaattattttttctttcatgtctaaaattgacatgaTAATTATTTGTAGCCAATCGGGATTCGATATTGAGAGTATAATTAATCGATGATATATCAACAAGTATGTCACATCAACTGAGGAATCCTttcttattaaaataattaatcatgTAATTAGTGATGTGTTATCTATGCATCTCACATCAACATGAgaatattttcttattaaaaataattaatcatgtaaccaaaataattgaaagaaaattttatcatagattttataagaataataaaaaataagatcAGCATGATCGAATCTATTTTACCATCTTTAGTTGATGTTTACTGATAACATCTTCTCTATAGGAGCTTAATTATATATGATCtcatgtaattagttatttttatcatcttaatttttatactttcaaaaattatatttagatcCATATTCATGCTGAGTGGATAGTTATTTTATtatgaataattttatattatctgAATACGAAAAATTATTCGAATCATCCATATTATCGTAGATATCCTTTTATATATTGGTTGGTGGTCATATATAAGATTGATTAGATGTTGTTAGAGTGTGAAAATACACATTGATATCTCATTTAGTTTGAATAGTTGGTGGAATGTAAACTCGAGAAGTCAAAAATAAATCCATGTTGTAAATTCGAGTATTAAACCAGCTTGGGGTGCATTATAAAACAAGAAAGCTTTTGTGGATAGCAAGTAGAGGGAAGTAAATGGCACGTAGATAGATTGCAAAATGGAAGATAATGTGAGAGTTTTGAGGTTGAGATAGATTGAGCACTTTTCAATTTAAGTTATCCAATATTTATTTATGTTGATGTAACAAAAATATTATTGACACTTGCTCGGCTTTTCCTATTAGTTTTACTCATTCAAACCAACAAAAGCTTATCTGATAATTCAAAAAATGAGAGAGAAAATGGGGAAAATAAAAAACGGATCCTAGCTATTTTAGCTCTGGTGAGATTCCAATGCTGGTAGCCACGAAGACAACTGGGTTTGATGCTGGTAGCCATGAAGACAACTGGTTCAACCATTGGAGATCTTTTTTGCTTGTTAGACGAGGATTTTtctggaaatcttatcttctatcatgccccgcaagatggtgctcctgataaagataccaatcttggatcaatgcaaagaatgatttacaAGTAAGAGACTttgtgagtagagcaagagcagatcaCTGCTACTGTTGCGATTGTTGTTGCTATGAGGGCATAGCcattcccttcgttctccttaagtccacccttcgttctccttaagtccaccgtcttttggcagatcagcgaaggtAGCGAAAGCTActacggtgaggaagatgaggattgaccgtggagcctcttaggaatgtggctacagcgacgttggtcgctggccgaagacaagggtgAAGCTTcgtttttctcaacgacgttggtcgctagCCAAAGGTAAGAGCTAGCCAAAGGTAAGAGCGGagcgaaacttcgcttttctcactgttatgataccataataaaaataatataaaataagaacaaatattgaatgaagctttattgaatagttgaagatgcttcaatacattaacatgtttttTCGTGTCTATAGCTTTGAACTTTTCACGataatataaatttcctcctaagTCACTACGAAATAAAACAATTTTCACATTAAGATTATCAATATCGAAATTTAAGAagataattaaaacaaaaaaatattgtTTCATTAAGTGCTATAAGAATCATGtaaaattagaaaatatttttgttttcaaAATCGATTCTTATTGTTTTAAGATATATTTGAGGAAGCAGAAATAGTGCACAGTACACAAACGATGACATGTAGTACACAATCCATATATACGGCTTTTTAAAGTTGTAACACTACAACACACTCGACAAATGCTGTCATTAAAATTAGCATAACAACTTACCTTATGAAGTACCAGGTGGAGCTGATTTTGTTGGTTCTTAATCGTCCTACTTTAAGATATGTGCATGAATTTGGTGTTAAAGTATCTGATTCGATCCAGTTTTAAAGACTATAAGCATCGAAAAAGGAGTTTGGTATATTAGAAACACGATCGATGTAGTTTTGAAGAATAGTATTTTCGTTCTTGATAAGGAACGAGTCTACGGGTCATACCAATAATCGATTGatgaaatattttgatattattttaaaaaaataattatgaacgTCGAAAGAATTAGACCTGTTGCTATTACCTATATTTTTACTTGAATGATTACAATCTGAAAGGATATGAATACTCCAAAAAAGAAAACTCGAATTATTATCATTCCAACTTAATAAGCTCGGCCGACACACAGTAGCACACACACGAGCGGATGCGTCCAATGGGGAGAGGTTTTGTCCTATGTTTCATCGCTCTGCCGAAACACGTGATCCCCCCCTCCCTCCCGATACCGATCGCTCCTATGCTCCCAGCCAATGATATTGCGAGGCCTGCGGTCCCCTCGGTTATCAGCCAATAGGAGGGAGCTGCTTTCGTGTTCCCTGTCTCGGACATGATGGGGTGAGCCCCTGCCTTTGCATTTTGCCATTAATATATATTGAACAATAGTACACAACTAAGAAGACTAAtccatattaagaaaataattctTTTTTATGGTATATATATTAAGTACTTAACATAAAATAATtctgtgtatatatgtgtgtgtgaaaATTTATGGTATAAAAACAAGAGGAGCTTTGCACACTTCTTTTGCCATGGTGGCTTCCTTTCCGAGaccctctcttcctctcctccacaCATCACTCTCGCTCCTCCCCATGGGTGTCACTGCGATGGGCAAGAACCAAAAGAAAGACACCAGTAGTAGCAGCAGCAGTCACAGCAATGGCAGTGACGGTGTGAAGGTGAAGAGAACCAAGAGAAGTGCTGCAAGGGATTCATCTCGTTCGCAGCGTAGCTCAGTTTACCGTGGCGTCACGAGGTCGGTCCATCCATCTCCTTCCATATCGTCGCTGCGGCTGAGGCTGCTTATAGATCTTCTGAGAGTACCGTTGATTTagttctcttcttctcctataGGCATCGGTGGACGGGACGATTCGAGGCTCATTTGTGGGATAAGAACAGCTGGAATAAATCCCAGAACAAGAAAGGGAAACAAGGCATGTCGTGCTCCTTTCTGTTGGCAGATTCATTTTCTTGCCTAACTTTTATGTGCCTTTCTCTCTCTTATCTGAATTCTCTGGTGGATGGATCACGAATGAAACGCAGTTTATCTTGGTGAGCTATATAATGATCACAAATACAAACATCAAACTCGTTCTGCTCGGTCGATAAAACAGCATTTGATTATCTCGTTCTACTTTAGGAGCTTATGGTGATGAGGAAGCAGCAGCTCGTGCGTATGACTTGGCAGCCTTGAAGTATTGGGGCCATAACACCATCCTCAACTTTCCAGTATACCATTTCACCCATTTATTTCCGGTACACCATTTCATCCATCTATTTCATCCATGGATTATTGTTGCAGATATCAACATACCAAGAAGAGCTGGAGAAGATGGAAGGCCAGTCCAAGGAGGAATACATTGGATCATTGAGGAGGTAAGCAATCTTTTCTGAGTGCAACAAACTGATGAACCGCTCACTCTTAAAAGCTTGGAGTTACAGGAAAAGCAGTGGGTTCTCAAGAGGCGTCTCCAGATATAGAGGTGTTGCAAGGTAATTAACAACACTGTAATTAGGTCAATGACATGTGATTAGTCCTAGTTTTCCTGCGACAGTTTGAGATTGAATGCCTTGAGAACAGGCAAAATATTCTCCAAAGTTTGTTTTCATTCAGATATTTAGGATCTTGATTAGAATTGTTCttctgatttttctttttctttctgaaagAGTAAATCTAACATAAAGATGAAATGCAGTTAACGttatcataacacatgcaattagcTACCTTCAAATGCAATCAGATCAACAAAACTGTCTATCTGCAAATTTTGTAGGCATCATCACAGTGGGAAATGGGAAGCTCGGCTTGGCCGCGTGTTTGGCAACAAGTATCTCTACCTTGGAACATAtggtctctctccctctctctttctctctctctctctctctctctctctctctctctctctctctctacactacATAATTTCATGATCTAAAATAACTACTAATCGTAGTTTAATTTCCTCACATGATCATAGTTGCCATTTtttggaaagaaagaaaaaatcaaatatAACATGCAAATAAGTAGAAAGACTTCTAATTTCAAGGGTTATTATGGATGTGAAGAGCCAACCGGTTGCGAGTTTTGCTTATACGGCTCTCTTTCAAAGAAAGAGGTTGCTCCGTTGGTGAACTCGAGGAACATATACCATTTAATGGGGGTAGTTTGGTGACCATACTGAGCCCATTCACCCAACGTTGGATTGGGTGGGAAACAGAGAGACGATGCCGATGCATTCGATCATAATTAGGTTTGGTTGGGACCAACAAATATACCACACCAACCTCCACCCATATCCACCCACACTTTGTCGCTACTATTAAGTGCTTGAGTCCATTTCATACTCAACCTAGAAGTTGACACTCATCTACTCTCTTTAAATGTCTACGACGTCATTGCCACAGTGATCTTAAGATGCTGCCTCCACGTCCATGTCATGTTAATTCACCACCTTATCTTCCaaacagaagaggaagaagaagcactAACGCCGTCGTCCTGTTCGATGCAGCGACGCAGGAGGAGGCAGCGGCTGCGTACGACATGGCGGCCATCGAGCACCGCGGCCTTAGCGCCGTCACCAACTTCGATCTCAGCCGGTACGTGGAGTGGCTTCGCCCGAGCACCGACGCCCATGCTGCTGCCTTCCAGTCCCACCAGGTTGCCGATACAAGACCCGAGGGAGCAATGACTGCATCGCCTGCGCTTGGCCTGTTACtgcagtcatcgtcaaagtcggaGAGGAGGTCACCAGAACGTAAATCACCGCCACAACCACCGCCACCGTACCTGAGTAGTAGTAGGCCCTCCAAGTGCAGCTTCCCGGAGGACATACAGACATACTTCGAGTGCCAGGACAGTGAATTCTACCTTGAGGGAGAAGACTCCAACTTTTGGGGCAGTACCACATTCATTGACCTGTGACCACGCACGGCCATCCCATATGAGCATTGAACACAGGCATGTTCCTTGCCCATGCGGTATTGGAAGCACAAGATGGTGAAAGAACACTCTTCGTTACTGTTTTCATGTGTGTTGACATGGACACCAATATGATCTGAATAATAGAACATGGTGGCTTCCAATCAATGCCATCAATGTTCGGACTGTTTCTGATCCCAAGTATTTTGTATGTATCTGCCGAAACGTCtcaagaaattatatatatatataaaaatataaatatatatatatatagaataaagtgattttatttttctaaaaaaagagtAAAATTACTTAAAGTGcttaattatctaaaaataatcaaatcAAAGATATTTAAATAGCCGGGCTTACATTTCCTTCTTTCCGTAGTTGATTTCAGAGTTATTTTGAACATGAAGATTACTCTGTTAGTGTAATTTAAggggagcatgatttgaggaggcATTTCATTTAAGAACGGGATTTGGGCTTCCATTTAATTAGTGGGCCAAATTGCCAGCCCAATTAACGTTCATACCTCTACTAATGTGGCCTTCCGCGGCTCGGAGGTCAAGCTATGTTCAACCCCAAGAAACGGAAGCGTCGAGTgacgcgacagcggcagcggcggaggcGACGAGATCTTGGCGTAACGGCCCACTCCCGGCCGGAGGAGCGTGGCGTCGACTTCTTTAGCCCCACCGTCGCTAAGTACTGGCGGCAGCGCTACTCCCTCTTCTCCCGCTTCGACGACGGCATCCTCATGGACGAGGAGGGCTGGTACTCTGTCACCCCCGAGGCAATCGCCGCCGCCCACGCCGCCCGAGCCACCTCCCTCGCCGGTCGCGGTTGCCCCCTCGTCCTCGACGGCTTCGCTGGCGTCGGCGGTAACGCCATCCAGTTCGCCTCAAGGTGCGGTCTTTTGATTCGTAGCTGAAGAAAGGTGTGGCTTTCTTTGTGGTCCAAGCTTTAATAAGGGTCGGTGGCGTGCTTTTAGGGGTTGTCACGTAGTTGCGGTAGACATTGATCCGCAGAAAATTGGGTTTGCTGTCCATAACGCGAAGATTTATGGTGTGGAGGACAGAATTGATTTTGTTACTGGGGACTTCTTTCGTCTTGCGCCACGTCTAAAGGTGGGTTCTTTCCCTTGTATTCTTCTCTTTTGTTTCTCATTCGGGTGCTTTGAATGATTTTGTCGTGTGCTTGGAAAGCGAACACAAAAGGTTCTGCATCTTATCAAGTGTTACGAGTTTAGTGTAAGTTTTTGGGATTTGTGGTAACCCAATCAGATATAATAGCAGGTTCTCTATTTCGTCTGGTGTTTTAATTAATAGTTGTGCAATGTCCTTCTCTTTAAGTAGATTGCACCATATTTTGGGTTCAGTTTCACATGTCAAGCCTAATTCAACTTGCGCGTAAAAGGGGAATATTAGAGTTTAGTATTATAGATTGAGCCTTTTCCTATCTTTTCTTGGATAAGTGAAAATTTCATCATCGAGTGTTAACTCTAACAAGATCTTCAAATGCATATTTTGGACGTGATTGTTGCATTGTGTGATTTGTAATTTTGTTAGGTTGATATCTATGGGGGGCTAGTATGTGTCTGAATAAGAGCCTAGCTCCAAGAGTCAGATTACAAATTACACTTTCTCATATATTGTAAATATGTAGGATTTTCACATTTAAGATGTGGCATCATGGACACATCACTGTCTGATGGATTGTTCAATCTTCACATGGAACTATGTATCAAACATTGCACTTTAACATTGATTTATTATACTTGTGATGATTATCTTGATACATGATTATCTATCAGAGATTCAACCTACATCTGTGAATTAAATGTGGACTGAAAATTGTGGTTAGGCTGCAGCAGTTCCACCACCAATCTTGTACATGTTGGCCCTCAGTGTTGCATTTAAATATAAGAACAAATATCATCACTGAACTCTTTGGACAAGTGGTAGCACAGATTTGTTAAGAAAGACTGACAATTAAGTGCATGAATGAAGGAAAGTTAACTAAAAAAATTTGGAAGTTCATTAACGTCTAAAATTTATGAGACAGTAAGAAATGATTGCGCATAAACTAATATAATAATAGCTGCAGTTAAAAAAATCATGTAACATGGGTAAGACATGTTCAAAGAAGACCAACAATTGACTACATAAACAAGGGAAATTGAGTTGATATATTTATAAGATTTTGAATAAGGAGAGAACAAATTAAGATTTGGACATAGACTTTTGAAAAGGTGTAATGGATCCTTCACTTGGCTAAAAATATTTCCCTTAATGGAATTAAATGGTGAAAATGGCTCAGTGTATCCAAATGGACATGGCCTGGTTAGACGAGTTGGATTAGATCAGATTTGGTGTGCAGATAGGTAGAGAAAGTTCTAAGAAGATTTCAAAAACAATACAAAAAACTCTGGGTACTTACTCGTAGTTGATCTGGTGCTATTCCTAGATAGAGCTCAATAGGCAAAAGATCAATGTAGTTGATGCCTAGTGGTTGGAAAATTGCACTtgttattgtatttatggatcaATGCAGGTGCCAACTGAAATACAAATCCTAGAGTGTAGGCATGAATATTTGAGGCTGATATTCTGATTCTAACTGGAGAATGATTTCTCAAAAAACACACACCTTGCTAAAGATGCTCTTTTATTGCTATTCTGACTGTTTCAAATTTATTAGGGTGATATTCTTTTCCTTTCGCCACCTTGGGGAGGCCCATCATATAGAGACTTTCGAAGCTACACTCTTGATTTGCTGATGCCAAGAGATGGGTATGTCTCTCTTCCCTGGTTTTAGTTGAAATCTTTGTTTGTTTGCTCTCATATGTCTTCCTGAAAATTCCATGTCATGTATGCTAAATATTAACCTTTATGTAGAATAGTGGTAGTTAATTTCAACCCTGTTTTCCAGAAGTGGATCAGGCCCTTGCAGTTGTCCAAGACAAGGTTAACTCATGAGGACACCAGTAGCAATCTACTATCTTAACAATAAGAAATCatggtaaaaataaataataagaaatcGATTTATTATTTTAGTTGATAGATGATCAAGTATGTAAGCAAAAACATCCAGGATTACATGTGATTCAGATTATTTATAAGGTATCTTCTGAAACTTTTGGTCCCTTTACAGTTCAATGaatcaaaattatcaaatttCAACAGGATTTTTTTGACATGCAGGAATATTTGACTACTTATACTTTGCAAAACATTGTTCCAGCTGATCATCTTTTGCAGACATGCATGTGGATGGATTGGACTATGCAGAAACATTATAGGATTTGCTATGTGTTTCTATTGCTTTAGTATTACCATGGGGCATGCTAGAACTTAGAAAGCAGAACATACATGCTTGTGGATCCATGTTTACAACATACATGTGAGAGAATGAATGGGGCAAGTAATCTATATCATTgtaattctgctctctatctaccCAATGACCATCACTAACAAATTCCTGATGGGTGTATCATGAAGAAATGCATTGAAAATATTATGTCAGAagcaaacttcttttcttatgcaTACTTTCTTAATTAATTTGTAAATAATTTTCATGAGTACCATTTGTTTCTGTTGGCCATGCAAACTATCAGATATGTAATTTCTTTTATATATGAATCAATTTTAATTTCCTTCTCTTTCTCCAATGGTGCAAAAGTGTCCCTTTTGACATATTAAGTTATCTAATCTTGGAATAGAACAAAAACCAACTTATCTAATATAACTATTTTGGAAATTCACCTTGTTTCTGTTCAGGAAGATATcagaatatattttattatcagaTCCATGGTGATCAAGGGGTAAAAAGTGCTTGGAAGGTATCTGTTATGCCTGACAGTATTTGACCTAAAAGATCTATGTTTTTCCATTATGTGCTATTTATATCATAGATTCTGCTGTTTAAATCTATGACATTGTTTTGGTTGTAAACTTGAGATTGATACTTATATCCTGAATATATATACCCGTAAAATACATAACTGTTAGTGAGTCATCAAATGCACTTGTTATAATAGTTCATTCAGAAAGCTTTTGCAGTTAGTTATTCTTTGTTTATAAACAGTGAAAGTTTGGTCTGGCTTTAGAAgaatctaaaaaaattataatattaggtATTCCATCTTTCAACTTGCACAACAAATAACTCCCAATATCATTATGTTTCTGCCACGCAATGTGAACCTTAACCAAGTGGAAGAGCTTTCTTGGTTGTCCAGCCCTCCCTTAAAATTTGAGGTAAAAGTTCAAATTTTCTcgagtttatattttttttattctcatgGATATTATCCTTGTTGTGTTTAGTATGTCTAATATATTATATGAAAATTTTTATTTCGTCTTAAGGAGTTTCTTATTTAATCTTCCATGAAACCTTGACTTAAATGACTTAGTGGTAACTGGTAGACCAATTTTCATTGGAAGAAACTTGAGTGAGGGCAACAAATAGTCCTTCATGCTTGAAGAATATGAGATCACTGAGACAATTTTTGTTCTAGCTAGAAGAATAACAACATAAGCATTACTAACTGAATAATGAGTTGGTGTAATataaacaaaagaagaaacttcGGACATGATCTTCATGGACCCAGAAAACCTACATAGATCAGCAATGAAATGCAGCTTGAGTATCATGAAGAGAAGATATCTAAAATGTGTCAGTAAAATTTTTAAAGAAATTGTTTGGGACCTTGGATCTTAGATTCAGCGAAAGGGAGATCACAAATGACACTTTCAATAAGGTGAGACGGTTTTAGCAGAATGGGATGTCTGGAGGGGCATGCGATCGCGAAGCATCATTTTGCACTATGAAAACCTCACAAGCTGATTGTAGAAGTACATTATGATTTGTTGGTCAATATGTCCACCGAATTAGAAAATAACATGTTTGAAAAGGTAAGTATAACAATGATGTTGAGATAGATGTTGTGACATAAGAAAACATAAAATAGCAGATGATTGCACTAGTGAAATCTTAAAGGTGAGTTGCCAA
The window above is part of the Musa acuminata AAA Group cultivar baxijiao chromosome BXJ2-6, Cavendish_Baxijiao_AAA, whole genome shotgun sequence genome. Proteins encoded here:
- the LOC135615656 gene encoding AP2-like ethylene-responsive transcription factor At1g79700 isoform X1, with the protein product MVASFPRPSLPLLHTSLSLLPMGVTAMGKNQKKDTSSSSSSHSNGSDGVKVKRTKRSAARDSSRSQRSSVYRGVTRHRWTGRFEAHLWDKNSWNKSQNKKGKQVYLGAYGDEEAAARAYDLAALKYWGHNTILNFPISTYQEELEKMEGQSKEEYIGSLRRKSSGFSRGVSRYRGVARHHHSGKWEARLGRVFGNKYLYLGTYATQEEAAAAYDMAAIEHRGLSAVTNFDLSRYVEWLRPSTDAHAAAFQSHQVADTRPEGAMTASPALGLLLQSSSKSERRSPERKSPPQPPPPYLSSSRPSKCSFPEDIQTYFECQDSEFYLEGEDSNFWGSTTFIDL
- the LOC135615656 gene encoding AP2-like ethylene-responsive transcription factor At1g79700 isoform X2, whose product is MVASFPRPSLPLLHTSLSLLPMGVTAMGKNQKKDTSSSSSSHSNGSDGVKVKRTKRSAARDSSRSQRSSVYRGVTRHRWTGRFEAHLWDKNSWNKSQNKKGKQGAYGDEEAAARAYDLAALKYWGHNTILNFPISTYQEELEKMEGQSKEEYIGSLRRKSSGFSRGVSRYRGVARHHHSGKWEARLGRVFGNKYLYLGTYATQEEAAAAYDMAAIEHRGLSAVTNFDLSRYVEWLRPSTDAHAAAFQSHQVADTRPEGAMTASPALGLLLQSSSKSERRSPERKSPPQPPPPYLSSSRPSKCSFPEDIQTYFECQDSEFYLEGEDSNFWGSTTFIDL